ATTTAGAAGACTGAATACAGTTCACAATGCATCAGGTACTACTGTTGTCAGGCTAAATATAGAGAATTGTCTCACTGTGATTAGCATAGTAGCATTTTCCCTGTTACGTTTGTAATATGCATCTGCAGCAATAAACTACCATGGAGTTGCCCACTGTTCATGCTATTCACTATACTCATAAAGGGCCTCAGGAACAGAAAGTGGTTATGTGATCAAAGGGCATCACACACAATCAGTGCTTAAAAAGGGTTTATCTGCATAAGTGAGGTTTTTTAATGAAGGTGCTGAACTCTTATTAAAACATTAGACATTCTTTTGAAATCATGTAGTCTCcttaaagcagaagaaaaaccttCTGTTCTAGCAGAAGAAAAAACTACCCGATAGCAGagtcaaacagaaaaacagttgCAAATGTATGAAAGAGTTAACTGCAACAGTGATACTaatattttgaagcatttttagCCTTAAAATTATTACCAATTTATTAAAACTGCAGGTATCATTCTGTTACAAACCAGTCAGCAGCATGTGAGAGGATAGTGTTGTGATTCAGGAGTATTGTCTTCTCATACTTTCCTTTTCAAACCTGTGCCTCTCTGAATGGTAGTTTGTGGTTCTGGAGCCCAGGTcctatttataaaaattatctAGGATCCGTCTTAAATAATCCAGTAGTCTGAAAAAATCAGTATGGATACTTGACAAACAAATTAAAGTTTGCATCACTGACATTTTCTAGCATAAGTGTGTTGGTAAGGAAGGCAATACCCTGATTTGTGTGCCTGTGTCAGCAAGAAAGTGTTTGAACTAATGTGTTTTATCAATAAAATATCCTTCTTTTCACTGGTTATTAATTCTTTTACTTGTGAACTTGGTTTTATTGTTTCAGCTTACTGGTGTACCTGTGCCCAAGCTCGTAGAACTTTACTGTGATGGGAGATGCTGTGCTCTTGTCTTTCAAGTACAAGACACAAGTACAGCAACAGCCTACTAAAACCACTCCAGTTCCATGTGTGCCTTAAGTAATTGTGCTGTCCTACAAATCAGCTTTGAAATATCAAGACAGTAGAAGAGATGCAATCCCTGCCTTCCGCAGGTGAAAGAGACTTTGATTTAGTATCTGCAGTCATCTCACTGACCTTATGATATTCTCTTACAGATCCTTCTTCTGGCAGTAATTCTAGTAACACTGGAGTGTAGTGTGTTCTATCGGTGCTGCCAGAGTGAGAGCTGTAACAAAACTTACAGGGTGagtctgtgttttatttctgtgcatcTCCTTAGCACTTGTTTCAAATCCTTCCTGCTCTTGTTTTTCCAGCACATCCTGCTGCCCTCTCCACTGCTCTGTTTTCACTTCTTTCACAGAGGATTCTAAATTGGGTTGCAAGGTCACACAAAGTGTAGCTTCTTTCTTCTGAAGCATAAGCAGGACAAAAGTAAATTAGACACACACTTTCCCCAAATCCTTGTAAAATAAAGTAAGAACATAGAATGAAGCACACCAGCTAAACAGCTTCATCCCTTTGCCTGTATTatttgaaagggtttttttcagaaattactcAATACACACTGTCTGGGATGCAGACATATTTAATATATGATTGTGTTCCTCTGGTATTTTGGGCAACAACTTTACAAAAATGCAAGTTTAAAAACCCCATCCAAAAATTATGTAACTTAGACTTGTAGAACTGCCTTAAACTCTGTCTTAATCTTTATTTTGTATGTGTATTCTTACTATTCTTTAcctgctatttttctttctgaattttgaaGACTGGGAAAATCAAATGTGAAATTCCGCCCCAAGGCAGAATTCAGACTGCCGCTAGGCAGTCTGAATGACCATATTTGCTGTTGACACTATCCCCACACAGtaatatttctctctctctttacttcaGAGTTTTATTTCAATTGTGCTAGCCCTGCTTGGAATTGCTTTCTCAGGATACAGTTGCATCATTTTTACCCTGCATTTGATTCAAGGCCCTTTCTGCAATTCATCAAGTGGATGGAATTATATTTTCAAAGACACTGCTGGGGGGTAAGAAACATTGATGTAATTCTTCTGGAAGAAATTGTTCATCAAATCAGTAGTCAGAAACATTCTTCTTACTACAGTCTGGTGTTTCTCTAATAGGTACCTCACAGATTACCCTACCTGGTCTAAGTGCACAGAGCCTGCTAACATAGTGGAGTGGAACATCATTTTGCTCTCAATTTTGATATCTCTCAGTGCACTGCAGTTGATCATCTGCATTCTCAAAGTAGCTGCTGAGTTGAAGCGAACACTCTGTGGGACCTATTCTGTTTTTGTCCAGGTAACAAAACATCTGAGGTTATTTCTTCAGCATCTCCATGTAACTGTAGCTTCAGCAATTTCTCTCAGTTGGGGACCTACCATTTTGGTTTATGCATTCTCTATGCtactgcatatttttttccagagaataTGTACTGATAATACATTTGTTGGTTTTGATTAATCCACTAATTTCTTGTGGTATACAGAGGTTGGTGGCTTCTCATTCTGACCTTTAAGTCTAggactgagaagaaaaaaactggtTAGGAAATTAACACTGATGCCAAGTCCATTACTCATATGTCAGCAGAGGTTGCTGAGCACCTTTCTTCTAACATTCAATTTACAGACATTCTTACTAATGTGTGGCTTTCGCAGCAATGATGAAAGAGATTAGcactttgttttttgttggcAGGCTGGGATTCTCTGAAAATGGCAAGGATATCATTGCTGCTTCTCCCCCACCTCCAGATAATGAAAGAGATGGCCTGTCCATGATCCATTGTGGTAGATTGGAGTgctacaaagaaaaatgaaaccctTATCGTAAATCTCTGTCTGTCAAGCTTCTCTATTTTGGATGAAGTATATTTGAACTGTCTGACATCTACGTTTTTCTTCACCTGTCCTGTTGCTCCTGGCAAGGACAGTTCATTTTTTTACCCTCCAACTTGTTGTGACAATAGGGATGTTTGAATACAATGGAACTGCTTTTGTATTGAAAttaccttattttttttaataaactgatGTAGAACTGCTTTTGTACTCCCTTGTCATTGTTTAGACCGTATGACTATTTGTTGTTCCAAAAGGGCCTGGTTCAAAGCCCAGTACATCAGGAGGGGTTGTTAGTGCATGGCATGAAGCCATGATTTCTAAATGAATGAATTCTAGTTACAGACAGACCATGATGGTGATGGAGGGCAGAGCCTACCCTGCTCCTTCCATCTTAGAAGTTCTTAATTGCAAAAAGCAATTACTGAAAAAAGTCTATCAAGTTTTCCTGTGGTAAAAAAGGCACCTGGGCCTGATTGACAGATTAAACACACAGGTCTGAACTCAGCTGTGCTAATTGGTACATGTTAATCATTGCACTGGGTTTCTTTTCACTTTATACTTAGAGgcaaacttttttcttttagtcgAGTATGATGTGACTTGAGGGAACATATGAGGGAACCTTGTGAGCACCCAGTGCTAGCTTATTAATATTCTTCCAGGTATCTTGAGCATGCTACAATGGAAGGCTAACGTTCATTGACAAGAATGATCAGATGAAAAAGAATAATCTCTTTTAAATTAGCAGCTAAAAGGTATTTTTACTTTCTCAGAGAATTATTATTTCATTCCCAGTGAAAATTCAGGGATTCACAATGAAATGGACATCTGGCCCATTTGCAGTTGTATGGGCAGCATTTGGCTGTATTTAGCACTCTGGTTTTTAGACAATGAACAcccaaaaggaaagagaaacatgTACTTCAGACTTCAGTAATGCATGTATCCCTGTTACATCAGAACCAGTGGGATTCAGGTACACTGTCATCAAATATTAAACACTGTTAGAAATGCATACCATACAATAAGTGTCAGCTTTGGGTAAGTTATTTAGAAAAAATGGAATATATCTGTCATTTAATTCTATTTCAAGGCAATATTGAGATTTTGCCTTCATATTCTTTTATTAGATTGTTTTGAATAGCTGATTTCTTCCTGTAGGATTTCAAGAATTCatctaaaattttatttgcttaGTTTCTTTTAAGTAGCAAGAAGTCATAAAGtaattaatgacatttaagaATGGGGCTAGTCTTTTGGGAGATGGTTCAAGGTGGCATGGATGGTCAGAGGTGCATGATACAAAAGCATGATTATATAACGAGGACTGTGTCACTGCACACTTGTTTTTCTCTAGGCTTAAATATGTAACATATCATTTATCTTAAATGATAATCCTACATTTTTATGGATTTGTGGATATTGTTTGtggacagaaggaaaagaaagaaaacttaaaaatcaACCTGTACACCTACCAAACATCTCAGAGAATCTTGCTGATTTCTTGCCTGCAAACTCTGGATCTgtctttataattttttgtgTGATTGTGTCTGGTGAATTTGCATTTCTACTCTATCACAGACGTCTCTTATTTTTGGGGCTTAGATTAAATAAGGAGACATGTAATGTGGTTCTTGTTGAACTTCTTGATCCTGCAACCGTCTTTACCCATAATCCAGAATTAGCATCTCCATTACCATAGCCAGGTTCAACTGTGACTTGATGGTTCAGCTTTTAAAGGGGCAGTCTATTAATTTGAAATTGGTGGTAAGAATACTAAAGGCTAACAATGGGTCATATTTCTGAATTTAACAGACAGTTTCACGCAGGGCTTTTGGATGTAAGGCAAAGTTAACCTTGGTCCAATCAATTTAAGTCCTGATTCAATCCTAAGTATTTTGTCTCTAACAATAGGTGCTATGAGCTGTGCCTGGTAGCAGAACCAAGATTCCTGTAAAGAATATTAATTAACTGGCTTGAAATCTAGACATAACCAGTGATCCCGATGGTGGTGTTTGAGGCAACATGACCATCCAGCTGCAGAACACAGACCTCACCCAACAACAGGGAGAAGTGGCCCTTGGGGCCAGGACAAGGCTTGCACCAAGCTGGAATATGAGAAACCCTTTTTTTGCACAAGAGTTCCTGGACACGAAATGCACGTCCTGCCTGCTGAAATCCCCACATAAAACACCCCAGGCACACCAGGAAGAAAGCTGCTGATTTGAGTTTATGAACTCCTGGCAGGGAGGAGTTAGTGCTGAATCTGCATTAAGAGTTCCAGCATTATTTGTCCCCCACAGCCAGTGCGTTTTGCCAGTGTATTAGGATTCTGTGTCTGGAACAGTAATGCCATTTATTTAAAAGACTGCAGCTGGAAATCACTGTAGACACTCGGTTTTGCAATAAAATACTGTGGAGCCCCATCCATACCTTTGCATTTTACGGTATATTTATATTAATCCTTGTGTAGGTAAAAGTGACTCTTGCTGAACTACAGTTTCCTGATTGTTCCCATTATGGATAGAGGGGTTTTCCACATAGAGCGGCAGAGGACAAATGAAGCTGCACCAGCTCTTTAAAGGGTGTTTAACTGCAGAGGTCtgcaggcagccagagcagcagtaTGGGCAGCAGGCAATAGACACACATCATTCAAATCtgggaactgtgaaatggtggGGGTTCAATTCAGCCTCACTGTGTGATCTTATTGAGACCTTTTGTCAGAATATTCAATTTGGGAGTTTgcttattcttttctttcaaggaaAATTGTTGAAGCAAAAGATCAGCTTTATCTTTTCAATGGAACTTTGGGGATTTTAAAAACAGTCAGAGCATTTCAGCATCCTCAATATGAGATTGAATATGAATATGAATATTGAATATGAATAGGAATATAGTTTAAAACAATAAAGGGATATTCATGACACCAAACTGCAGACTTATAATTTAACCAATTAAATAGGGTCTTTTTATATAGGTCCTGAGAGAAGTTCCTGCTTTTCAGACACCCTCTGAAGATAATACAGACTTGAGAAGCTGAGGTACTTTGGCCAGTTTTTTgagttccttaaaaaaaaggtaagagGAGTGTGCTTAGGCATACAGATAATATGAACGTTTGGGGGAGGCATGATTAAAAGTGGGAATGGAAAAATGTTGCCTGTCAGaaatttttgttgtattttttcataAGAACAACATGCAGTTATTTTGCAAATCAAGGAAGAGTAATTTAGAAGATTCGGGGGTCTAAGGCAAAGTAAAGTTTATATTTTTACCCTCAAACAAATGTGGAGATCTCAAGGGCATTGCTCAtgtggtttttctctttctcaatCAAAtggaaatctggaaaaaaaaataaaccaaatagCCTACATATGCACAAACAACTTATTTATTAAGGACTGTATTAAGGAATGACTTTGGATTTAAGTATTATAAGAGGAGGtaaatgttttctcatttttacctCACTTAATTTACAAATGGGGCAGATACAACCTGGATAAGTTGATCTTTCCACTGCGCTATTGATCTTCATCcatggcaaaggaaaaaaaaaatccctacagaaataattttgaacatGTGACATCAACCTGTGAAACTCCAGAATTTCATCATAGATTTGGTCAGATTTCGAAATCTCAGCTTTGGCTTACTCATTTAGAGAGAAGCAGAGTCCTCCATTTAATTCAGATGTGTTTAATTCAGAAGGTTCCAGAAAGTGAGATTTAATTCATTTAATTCAGAAGGTTCCAGAAAGTGAGATTATGAAATTCAGTATTCTGACAGTGCCTGATAGGAATAGTGATTAAAATTGGTGAATTATTGTATACCATAGTCCTGGTCAATAAGACTTAGATTTTTATGTCATTGCAGGGAAACTGCTATACTTTAGTTATGTTCTGAATCTTAGTCTTCTATCCAAAATAATCATAATTTTTGTGACCAGTATTAAAATAGCTGCCAAGGAGATGGTGCTTATTACAGATAATTTTAAGTTGCCATACAATGGAAAATTGTaattgtaattttaatttagaaTGAGTGGGACTGTGTCAGTGCTCGAGCACAgatgacatttttaaagaattccCAAGTGAccaaaaatgcatattttttaatagaagtttGCAGGTGGCTTTGTATGCCTAAAGCTTCAGACACAACCATGTTGTAATGGATATATACTCAAAGAAAGTGCCATTGCAAACTTTAGTTAGGTGGTTTTTAAGCTTTCTGTGTTTAAGGTCcaattttgttcttatttttcagtgagACTGATACAAAATGTTTACAGAACTTGAATAAAGCAAAAGAAGCCTTTGGCACTGGGTAGTGTATTTGGATAAGGGTAACAGTTAAGATTATCTGGATCTTATGTTTTTAATCATTGAAGAGTGTGGCTTATCCTGTCTGGCAACAGATTAGGAGGAAGATAACACAGTGGGGTCATTTTGTGGAATTTCTGAGCCTAATTTCAGCAATACTAAAACTGCTTGGAAAGGGGATGAAAACCTCCCCATCTCCATCTATGAATATCTGGGCCTTTCCATCCCTAGAAATATATGCCACACTTTGTGCTAAAATTACATTTCCAAGGGAACTGTGGTGGGTAGCAGAGCTAACACAACCATGCACTGGTGGGCACACTGATCCCAGTGACCTCAGTCCTCCTTTTTCTGCTTGTGCTACACCAGTTTGGTAGTGTgaacaggcaggagcaggcacaACTTGGCCTCCTTTTGTCAATGCAGAGCAGATACACAGAGAAGAAGTGTCACTTAGAACTTTTCACAGTGTGCTTGAGAAATTGTGCTCTTGTGCCACATATCATA
This genomic window from Corvus hawaiiensis isolate bCorHaw1 chromosome 10, bCorHaw1.pri.cur, whole genome shotgun sequence contains:
- the TM4SF18 gene encoding transmembrane 4 L6 family member 18 — encoded protein: MALETCGSCLSCLLIPLALWSIVVNILLYFPNGKALHAAIYQLPNYEWYFEGICFSGVMILLLAVILVTLECSVFYRCCQSESCNKTYRSFISIVLALLGIAFSGYSCIIFTLHLIQGPFCNSSSGWNYIFKDTAGGYLTDYPTWSKCTEPANIVEWNIILLSILISLSALQLIICILKVAAELKRTLCGTYSVFVQAGIL